In Anaerobacillus isosaccharinicus, one genomic interval encodes:
- the lepB gene encoding signal peptidase I, producing MFQNRILIELLGWGKVLFFSLTIFIFISIFLFQPYIVNGSSMEPTFVGTEPNNNEKTGDYIIVSKSSYKLNRKPKSGDIVVIDSRIYKPRNFKDELLEHPFLSIFATESNGNYKWVKRVIGEEGDTIEIRDGKVFRNKLELEEAYLQEEMLGSYEEITVPDNHVFVLGDNRNHSGDSRAIGPVPNENVIGKVMVRYYPFNKVNVY from the coding sequence GTGTTTCAAAATAGAATATTGATAGAACTGCTTGGCTGGGGAAAAGTGCTCTTTTTCTCATTAACTATTTTCATCTTTATTAGTATTTTTCTATTTCAACCGTATATTGTAAATGGAAGTTCTATGGAGCCAACCTTTGTAGGGACGGAACCTAACAACAATGAAAAAACGGGTGATTATATCATTGTTTCTAAAAGCTCTTATAAATTAAATCGGAAGCCTAAGAGTGGTGATATCGTTGTCATCGATAGTCGGATTTATAAACCTAGAAATTTTAAAGATGAATTACTGGAGCACCCATTTTTAAGCATTTTTGCTACTGAAAGTAATGGCAATTATAAGTGGGTTAAAAGGGTGATTGGCGAAGAAGGAGATACGATTGAAATTAGGGATGGGAAAGTTTTTCGAAATAAACTAGAATTAGAGGAAGCATATCTTCAAGAAGAGATGCTAGGTTCCTATGAAGAGATAACAGTGCCGGACAACCATGTTTTTGTCTTAGGTGATAATAGAAACCATAGTGGAGATAGCCGTGCGATTGGCCCAGTTCCTAATGAGAATGTGATTGGTAAAGTAATGGTTCGTTATTATCCCTTTAATAAGGTGAATGTCTATTAA
- a CDS encoding FMN-dependent NADH-azoreductase — MAKVLYITAHPLDHTKSHSMAVGETFIKSYKEVNPNDEIIHIDLFKENIPHIDADVFSGWEKLRSGVDFNELPTNEKAKVGRLSELSEQFISADKYVFVTPLWNFSFPAVMKAYLDSVAVAGKTFKYTEQGPVGLLVDKKALHIQARGGFYSEEPAAQMEMGHRYINVMMQFFGVPSIEGLFIEGHNALPEKALEIKENAIARAKDLAHTF; from the coding sequence ATGGCAAAAGTATTGTATATTACTGCTCATCCCCTTGATCACACTAAATCCCATAGTATGGCAGTAGGTGAAACATTTATTAAATCTTATAAAGAGGTAAATCCGAATGATGAAATTATTCATATTGACCTTTTTAAAGAAAATATCCCACATATAGATGCGGATGTATTCAGCGGTTGGGAGAAATTACGTTCTGGTGTAGATTTTAATGAGCTTCCTACGAATGAGAAAGCTAAGGTAGGCAGACTCTCGGAGTTATCCGAGCAATTTATTAGTGCTGATAAATATGTATTTGTTACGCCTTTATGGAATTTTTCTTTCCCGGCAGTCATGAAAGCCTATCTTGATTCTGTTGCTGTTGCAGGTAAAACTTTTAAATACACAGAGCAAGGCCCAGTCGGTTTATTGGTAGATAAAAAGGCATTGCATATTCAAGCACGTGGTGGTTTTTATTCTGAAGAGCCAGCTGCTCAAATGGAAATGGGACACCGCTATATAAATGTGATGATGCAGTTCTTTGGTGTTCCTTCTATTGAGGGTCTCTTTATTGAGGGACATAATGCATTGCCAGAAAAGGCACTTGAAATTAAAGAAAATGCAATTGCACGAGCAAAGGATTTAGCACATACTTTTTAA
- a CDS encoding Zn-dependent hydrolase, protein MNEFPQQFYNQLMHGYDASFNRSGIDGERVATRLAKLSEIGLTSENGSSRMGFSTEERQAKEQVKRWMKEAGLDVREDGAGNVFGRMNGTDSEAPIVLSGSHLDSVPNGGHFDGPLGVLTALEVVEAWKKTGYQPRVSYEVAIFTDEEGSRFKGGLSGSTAMVGDVNQEEQLKLIDVNGDSFQKVIEKDGITVSGYFDSKRELKEIAAFIEVHIEQGKQLENQNLPVGVVTGIAGPCWLELTFHGEAGHAGNTPMNDRKDALIAASLFIQELERFPKEVSSTAVATVGQLHVHPNGINVIPGKVTLTVDVRDIHKDTRDLLIDEIITMAKEVAELREITLEVVENIRIAPVPISFQMQGKVMKAIEEQGIESYLLPSGAGHDAMIIGRHIPTAMLFVRSKDGISHNPKEWTSLNDCVIAAHVLKNLIEDLTE, encoded by the coding sequence ATGAATGAGTTTCCCCAACAATTTTATAACCAATTAATGCATGGATATGATGCTAGTTTTAATCGTTCAGGTATCGATGGAGAACGGGTAGCAACAAGGTTGGCAAAGTTATCTGAAATTGGGTTAACATCAGAGAATGGTTCTAGCAGGATGGGTTTTTCAACTGAAGAACGGCAGGCAAAAGAGCAGGTAAAGAGATGGATGAAAGAAGCTGGCTTAGATGTCCGTGAAGATGGTGCTGGCAATGTTTTTGGTAGAATGAATGGGACAGACAGTGAGGCTCCTATTGTTCTTTCTGGTTCTCATCTAGATTCCGTTCCTAATGGAGGGCATTTTGATGGCCCTCTTGGAGTGCTCACTGCACTTGAAGTTGTAGAAGCATGGAAGAAAACAGGTTATCAGCCAAGAGTGTCCTACGAGGTTGCCATTTTTACCGATGAAGAAGGTTCTCGCTTTAAGGGTGGTTTAAGTGGAAGTACAGCAATGGTCGGAGATGTAAACCAGGAGGAACAACTAAAGCTAATAGACGTCAACGGAGACTCGTTTCAAAAAGTGATTGAAAAAGACGGTATAACGGTTAGTGGATATTTCGACTCTAAACGTGAGTTGAAGGAAATAGCTGCTTTTATAGAAGTTCATATCGAACAAGGAAAACAATTAGAAAATCAGAACCTTCCTGTAGGCGTTGTAACAGGAATTGCTGGACCTTGTTGGCTTGAGCTAACTTTTCATGGTGAAGCAGGACATGCTGGGAATACACCGATGAACGACCGAAAAGATGCGTTAATTGCAGCTAGTTTATTTATTCAAGAATTAGAACGATTCCCAAAAGAAGTAAGTTCTACTGCTGTGGCAACTGTTGGTCAACTTCACGTCCACCCAAATGGGATTAATGTTATCCCTGGTAAAGTAACGTTAACGGTGGACGTTCGTGACATCCATAAAGATACTAGGGATTTGTTAATCGATGAGATTATCACAATGGCTAAGGAAGTTGCCGAATTAAGGGAGATTACGTTAGAAGTTGTTGAGAATATTAGAATTGCCCCTGTGCCGATTTCTTTTCAAATGCAAGGAAAAGTGATGAAGGCTATTGAAGAGCAAGGCATTGAATCCTATTTGTTGCCGAGTGGAGCTGGGCATGATGCAATGATTATTGGTCGTCACATACCAACAGCAATGTTATTTGTTCGAAGTAAGGATGGGATAAGTCATAACCCTAAAGAGTGGACGTCTTTAAATGATTGTGTCATTGCAGCCCATGTATTAAAAAATTTGATTGAGGACCTAACAGAATAA
- a CDS encoding MFS transporter, with translation MTVKQNRWRALFWIALSQLFALSLWFSASVILPELREIWNLTGFTEALVTSSVPLGFIVGALVSSLFGIADRFNARRTFAISAVVGAIINCLILVTNTAIVGILLRFLTGVTLAGVYPIAVKILAGWFPKNRGLAIGILIAALTLGSALPHFMIVFVSSVRWEFILIVSSSLAFFASVIMYWFVNDPPTASKKTVFSFKLLKKVIQNKPVMLANYGYFGHMWELYAMWTWLPAFLTASFIVFSPETAPWLSALAAFLAIGVSGAIGCVAGGYIADKIGRARLTILALAGSSLCAIIIGFTFGKAIWLTLIIAMVWGVFVIADSAQFSAAVSDFAEVDYVGTALTFQMCIGFAITIITIQTIPIIQSFIGWEWVFAFLSIGPILGIISMEKLRGFEKS, from the coding sequence ATGACTGTGAAACAAAATCGTTGGAGAGCTTTATTTTGGATCGCTTTAAGCCAATTATTTGCACTTTCACTTTGGTTTAGTGCATCAGTTATATTACCAGAGCTAAGAGAAATTTGGAATTTGACGGGGTTCACCGAAGCGCTTGTGACTTCTTCTGTTCCATTAGGGTTTATTGTCGGTGCGTTAGTTAGTTCTCTTTTCGGTATCGCTGATCGCTTTAATGCTAGGAGAACTTTTGCCATTTCAGCTGTTGTAGGTGCGATCATAAATTGCTTAATTTTAGTAACAAACACTGCAATAGTTGGAATCCTTCTTCGCTTTTTAACTGGGGTCACCCTTGCAGGCGTTTACCCAATCGCTGTAAAAATACTGGCTGGATGGTTTCCAAAAAATCGTGGTTTAGCAATTGGTATTCTAATAGCAGCCTTAACTCTAGGGTCGGCATTACCACATTTTATGATCGTCTTTGTTTCATCAGTTAGATGGGAATTTATTCTCATTGTAAGCTCTAGTTTAGCCTTTTTCGCTTCTGTTATTATGTATTGGTTTGTTAACGATCCGCCAACTGCTTCAAAAAAGACTGTTTTTTCTTTTAAATTACTTAAGAAAGTCATTCAAAACAAACCTGTCATGCTCGCAAACTACGGTTATTTCGGCCATATGTGGGAGCTTTACGCGATGTGGACGTGGTTACCCGCCTTTCTTACCGCTAGTTTCATCGTTTTTTCACCAGAAACTGCCCCTTGGTTAAGTGCGTTAGCTGCTTTTTTAGCCATAGGTGTCTCAGGTGCGATTGGTTGTGTTGCTGGTGGCTATATCGCGGATAAAATTGGTCGGGCGCGGCTAACAATTTTGGCATTAGCTGGTAGTAGTCTTTGTGCGATAATCATTGGATTTACATTCGGGAAAGCCATCTGGTTAACGCTTATTATTGCTATGGTGTGGGGAGTATTTGTTATTGCGGATTCTGCGCAATTCTCAGCTGCCGTATCAGATTTTGCGGAAGTGGACTATGTAGGTACAGCGTTAACATTTCAAATGTGCATTGGTTTTGCTATCACGATCATTACAATCCAAACAATCCCTATCATCCAAAGTTTTATCGGGTGGGAATGGGTTTTTGCCTTCCTTAGCATTGGCCCAATCTTAGGGATCATTTCAATGGAAAAACTACGGGGATTTGAAAAAAGCTAA
- a CDS encoding GNAT family N-acetyltransferase, giving the protein MNVIQLTTEEQWLEAYPVMHELRTHLSEQEYLQLLKDMTPQGYRMFALYVNKEIVAVTGIIQLVNFYNFKHIYVYDLVTKGSERSKGYGEELLSFVHQLAKDEGSKSVVLSSGLQRLDAHRFYEEKMDYRKTSYSFTHELN; this is encoded by the coding sequence ATGAATGTAATTCAATTAACAACTGAAGAACAATGGTTAGAAGCATACCCTGTGATGCATGAACTACGAACGCATTTATCAGAACAAGAATATCTTCAATTACTCAAAGACATGACACCACAAGGTTACCGAATGTTTGCCTTATATGTGAATAAAGAGATTGTCGCTGTAACAGGAATTATCCAACTAGTAAACTTCTATAATTTTAAACATATTTATGTTTACGACCTAGTTACAAAAGGATCTGAACGCTCTAAAGGGTACGGTGAGGAACTATTATCGTTTGTACACCAGTTAGCCAAAGACGAAGGCAGTAAATCTGTTGTCCTTTCATCTGGATTACAGCGCCTGGATGCCCATCGTTTTTACGAGGAAAAGATGGATTATCGAAAGACATCTTACTCGTTTACTCACGAACTAAATTAA
- a CDS encoding DMT family transporter translates to MSLDRGRLVGIILVLTAAICWGVSGTVAQYLFQDHGVSVAWLVVVRLLVSGGLILGISILRQDHNVWLIWKGHWLSLFCFGIFGLLAVQYTYFAAIEASNAATATLLQYLAPAMIVVFVALKLKNLPTRTQVIAIILALVGTFLLVTHGNFRELSISGGALFWGIASAFALAFYTLQPIKLLKQYGSLVVVGWGMIIGGIGMSFFHPPWKVEGDFSASSIVAVSFVILFGTLIAFICYLESLKYLKATETSLLACAEPLSAAILSVIWLQVPFGMSEWLGAFCIMATIVILSRIKEEKKQIPSLMKERKRA, encoded by the coding sequence ATGAGTTTAGATAGAGGAAGGCTAGTTGGGATTATTCTTGTTCTTACCGCGGCGATTTGTTGGGGAGTATCAGGTACTGTTGCCCAATATTTGTTTCAAGATCATGGTGTTAGTGTTGCTTGGCTAGTTGTTGTTAGATTATTAGTTTCAGGTGGGCTTATTTTGGGTATTTCCATATTAAGACAGGATCATAATGTTTGGTTAATTTGGAAAGGGCATTGGCTAAGTTTATTTTGCTTTGGCATTTTTGGTTTATTAGCCGTTCAATATACATATTTTGCTGCAATTGAAGCATCGAATGCAGCGACAGCAACTTTACTTCAATATTTAGCCCCTGCTATGATAGTTGTTTTTGTTGCTCTTAAACTAAAGAATTTACCTACAAGGACACAAGTCATTGCAATCATTTTAGCTTTAGTTGGAACTTTTTTATTAGTTACTCATGGCAACTTTCGCGAGCTTTCCATTTCGGGAGGGGCCTTATTCTGGGGAATTGCTTCGGCATTTGCGTTAGCTTTTTATACTCTTCAACCGATTAAACTGTTAAAACAATATGGTTCACTTGTCGTCGTTGGTTGGGGGATGATTATAGGTGGAATTGGAATGAGCTTTTTTCATCCTCCATGGAAAGTAGAAGGGGATTTTTCAGCTAGTTCGATAGTTGCGGTTTCCTTTGTTATTCTCTTTGGAACACTTATTGCGTTTATATGTTATTTAGAAAGCTTGAAATATTTGAAAGCCACTGAGACAAGTTTATTAGCGTGTGCAGAACCATTATCAGCAGCAATTTTATCTGTAATTTGGTTACAAGTACCTTTTGGTATGTCGGAATGGCTAGGGGCTTTTTGTATTATGGCCACGATTGTGATTCTATCTCGGATAAAAGAAGAGAAAAAACAAATTCCATCTCTAATGAAGGAGAGAAAAAGAGCATGA
- a CDS encoding BC1872 family protein, with product MNKTESIARKILGWKLNRWDRWYDYEKSVFIPTTDFQPEQELLHAMLIVERLEKFGFTFMKKGDSEVCFNDISATGETLAEAITNAAYSIVGQSSVFDSSKMWGKLC from the coding sequence ATGAACAAAACAGAATCAATTGCACGTAAAATTCTAGGTTGGAAATTAAACAGATGGGATCGCTGGTACGATTATGAAAAGAGTGTGTTCATTCCTACTACAGACTTTCAACCTGAGCAAGAACTTCTTCATGCGATGCTTATTGTAGAGAGATTAGAAAAATTTGGATTTACATTTATGAAAAAGGGAGATTCAGAGGTTTGCTTTAATGATATTAGTGCTACCGGGGAAACGTTAGCAGAAGCAATCACAAATGCTGCCTACTCAATTGTAGGGCAAAGTTCAGTCTTTGATAGCAGTAAAATGTGGGGTAAATTGTGCTAA
- a CDS encoding SDR family NAD(P)-dependent oxidoreductase — MENRTVIITGANSGIGKAAAIKFAKEGYHVVMACRNIERSKKAQKEVIDTSKGDQVELMELDVSSMSSIRRFCTEFKQRYEKLDILIHNAAYFNHGEKTYQFSVDQLELTFATNTFGPFLMTKLLVDHLAKSEDPRILNACTTNIRYFFDPKRKIEFDNLQGELKDSKPYSVYINYGNSKMAFLMLTFKMADVYEGAGIKVNAIQIPAIKVSRETIKKLSPGYRVIASLQSFISDSQESMGDTYFHICTSDEFKEVTGKLINDKREIVISSHYGSGVKDVIKQFFDKNVYPTYADDQEVIEKVWELSDRLTSDIAK, encoded by the coding sequence ATGGAGAATCGAACAGTCATTATTACAGGTGCTAATTCAGGTATCGGTAAGGCAGCTGCGATTAAGTTTGCAAAAGAAGGATATCATGTCGTTATGGCTTGTCGTAATATTGAGCGGAGTAAAAAGGCTCAAAAAGAGGTTATCGATACTTCAAAGGGTGACCAAGTTGAGCTGATGGAGCTGGATGTTTCTTCGATGAGTTCAATTCGTAGATTTTGCACAGAGTTTAAACAGAGATACGAGAAACTAGATATCTTAATTCATAATGCGGCCTATTTTAATCATGGAGAAAAAACCTATCAGTTTAGTGTGGATCAACTTGAATTAACGTTTGCAACGAATACATTTGGTCCATTTTTAATGACAAAATTATTAGTGGATCACCTTGCTAAATCTGAAGATCCAAGAATTCTCAATGCCTGTACAACGAATATTCGCTATTTTTTCGATCCTAAACGAAAAATTGAGTTTGATAATTTGCAAGGTGAGTTAAAAGATAGTAAACCTTATAGTGTATATATTAATTATGGAAATTCTAAAATGGCTTTTTTAATGTTGACGTTTAAAATGGCGGACGTATATGAAGGAGCTGGGATAAAAGTAAATGCCATTCAAATTCCTGCGATAAAAGTTTCAAGAGAAACGATAAAAAAATTGTCTCCAGGTTATCGAGTGATTGCTAGTCTTCAGAGCTTCATTAGTGATTCACAAGAGTCAATGGGTGATACATATTTTCATATTTGTACTTCGGACGAGTTTAAAGAAGTTACCGGAAAACTGATAAATGATAAAAGGGAAATTGTGATATCGTCCCATTATGGCTCTGGGGTCAAGGATGTAATCAAGCAATTTTTTGATAAAAATGTTTACCCGACGTATGCTGATGATCAAGAGGTAATTGAAAAAGTCTGGGAGTTAAGTGATAGATTAACGAGTGACATTGCTAAGTAA
- a CDS encoding MarR family winged helix-turn-helix transcriptional regulator — protein sequence MKLTLKDYISIKIHKTDLELTNYIKSKLEPYNLAPEQNLIMMLLWEQDGITQNQLVECLNKDKTNVARMASNLESKGFINRLTCNDDRRAIRLYLTEAGKELGAKVIPIAEEFNEIVTNGITVEELLQLERVLSKITKNVQRLR from the coding sequence TTGAAATTAACGCTAAAGGATTATATAAGTATTAAAATACATAAAACTGATTTAGAACTTACAAATTATATTAAGTCTAAATTAGAGCCCTATAACCTTGCACCAGAGCAAAACTTAATCATGATGTTACTTTGGGAGCAGGACGGCATTACCCAAAATCAACTAGTCGAATGTTTAAATAAAGACAAAACAAATGTTGCGAGAATGGCTTCTAATCTCGAAAGTAAGGGTTTTATTAATAGACTGACATGTAATGATGACCGTCGCGCCATTAGACTTTATCTTACTGAAGCAGGAAAAGAACTTGGTGCAAAAGTGATTCCAATCGCAGAAGAATTTAATGAAATTGTTACAAATGGAATAACCGTCGAAGAGCTTTTACAGTTGGAGAGGGTCCTTTCAAAGATTACTAAGAACGTACAAAGACTTAGATGA
- a CDS encoding polysaccharide biosynthesis protein: protein MKLFYRGVILLAIAAFFGESLELIINIVLARELGEQGLGLYMSILPTIMLIAVLASMELPISISKFVAEKDKRFHRSMLLHAIGLATLITVFFLVISIILLPFIPVFDQYHQYVRILVYILIPIISFSAVFRGYFMGSQQMGKIAFSNFLRRAFQLLLLVFVYQFFQFEQEVALLIALCTLIASEFVVFAFMATSFFIQLRSERNHPSSPIDGATVRRGLLNVSLPMTGVRIFHSVTFAVKPFLIKAALMNAGLTEATAMAQFGKLAGVAFSIGFFPAFIAYSLLIVLIPTVAEAYSKSDYHKLQQLLVKVMKITLGYGIPSVLIFYFFAEPLTGLFFKNSPAIIYLQLLVPYFLFHFLVIPLQAYLIGLGLVKDALLHAVWSTLISFLMMYFLGSMASLQMHGIIIGMNTGVVLLTLMHYVTVCHKIGISLTLRNPAFNRL from the coding sequence ATGAAGCTTTTTTATCGTGGAGTTATATTATTAGCAATCGCTGCTTTTTTCGGCGAAAGTCTTGAACTAATTATTAACATCGTCTTGGCAAGAGAGTTAGGAGAACAAGGGTTAGGACTTTACATGTCGATCCTCCCTACCATTATGCTAATAGCTGTACTTGCTAGCATGGAATTACCTATTTCAATTTCTAAGTTTGTGGCAGAGAAAGACAAACGCTTCCATCGTAGTATGTTATTACACGCCATTGGGTTGGCTACATTAATTACCGTATTCTTTTTAGTGATCTCCATAATTTTACTTCCGTTTATACCTGTGTTTGATCAATACCATCAATATGTGAGAATTCTTGTCTACATTCTGATTCCGATCATCTCCTTTTCAGCTGTTTTCCGTGGCTACTTCATGGGTTCTCAACAAATGGGTAAGATTGCTTTTTCAAATTTTTTACGAAGGGCATTTCAACTACTCCTACTAGTCTTTGTCTATCAATTTTTTCAGTTCGAGCAAGAAGTAGCTCTGTTAATTGCTTTATGTACATTAATCGCTAGTGAGTTTGTGGTGTTTGCCTTTATGGCTACTTCGTTCTTCATTCAATTGAGGTCAGAAAGAAACCATCCAAGTTCCCCAATTGACGGAGCTACCGTTAGACGAGGCTTACTTAATGTCTCGCTACCAATGACAGGTGTGAGAATTTTCCATTCTGTTACGTTTGCGGTAAAGCCCTTTTTAATCAAGGCTGCACTTATGAATGCAGGCTTGACTGAAGCAACGGCAATGGCTCAGTTTGGAAAGCTAGCTGGGGTTGCTTTTTCAATTGGGTTTTTCCCAGCGTTTATTGCGTACTCTTTACTAATCGTTTTAATCCCAACGGTGGCTGAAGCCTATTCGAAAAGTGACTATCATAAACTCCAACAATTACTTGTAAAAGTAATGAAAATAACTCTAGGTTACGGAATTCCATCCGTGCTCATTTTTTACTTTTTTGCCGAACCGTTAACAGGGCTATTTTTTAAAAATTCGCCAGCTATCATCTACTTGCAGCTTTTAGTCCCTTATTTCTTATTTCACTTTCTAGTCATCCCCCTTCAAGCTTATTTAATTGGGTTAGGCTTAGTGAAGGACGCACTCTTGCATGCTGTATGGTCGACACTCATTTCTTTCTTAATGATGTACTTTCTAGGCTCAATGGCCTCGTTGCAAATGCATGGGATTATCATTGGGATGAACACTGGTGTCGTGTTACTTACATTAATGCATTACGTCACTGTTTGTCATAAAATTGGAATTTCATTAACATTGCGTAATCCTGCTTTTAATAGACTGTAA